Proteins found in one Bremerella volcania genomic segment:
- a CDS encoding DUF6797 domain-containing protein encodes MNLSHRILSTFALLIVTLSAQLLLAQTLEEQLQAIDPQQLAAEARQLGDAKRGAILFYQPHMACRSCHAIEDEAKLGPDLTQWKTLPSDADLVDAILAPSKKIREGFEAVSILTVDGKVITGRQVESTPDHIVLQELTGAQQRHTIPADEIEAHNSGKQSLMPAGLANQLSGRQQFLDLVRYLMEVRDGGRIAARNLEPAPHLYAVKPIPEYEKRIDHAGLLKDLNDASFKRGKAIYERVCANCHGTHDQPGSLPTSPRFASAKLKNRIDPHGMYQTLTHGFGMMQPQGWMVPQQKYDVIHYIRQAYFQKDNPSQYFAIDDAYLKGLPAGDFRGPAPSAMQPWITMDYGPSLINTYEVGNDGSNFAYKGIATRLDQGAGGVSRGSRWMIFDHDTMRMAAAWKGQGFIDWQGIHFDGKHGVHPHIVGDVLAANKTAPGWANPEDDSFDDPRVVGRDGRHYGPLPKSWAKYHGLYRHGSDRIISYQIGKADVLEMPRLLVDSPAVFARQFEIAPRDHKLVLRVADLPGSGSELAQLKKWNDDGSAFVVQAGKNSPPVSDQLTFDGSTYAEVANGDAFDMTKSDFSIAARIRTRQGGTIFAQTTPGPKWVPDGKVLFVRGGKLCYDIGWVGVVTSKRSVDDGKWHDVDLVWDHETGIAALWIDGRLDQSKELRPKQVQKNQVARIGFAAPNFPSQSFFQGEIESVRFYGEKRSPAKKQDTFKPSVRIASWETGVTQDGQLIDQTGKNHHAKIVRGAGPTDAPRYLVAGLKSPPADATFRLDGQSLLLDLPATDQATKFTLWFTSAEAAEDVDRIVGAVKLTSSDTPDLQVATQGSPARWPEVIETKTVRGENDGPFAADVLTLPDANPWNAQMRLTGFDFYEGGDRAAVCAWDGDVWLVDGLMAKDGTLHWRRIASGLFQPLGLKIVDGAIYVTCRDQIVILRDLNGDLETDFYECFNNDHQVTEHFHEFAMGLQVDDAGNFYYAKSARHALTAVVPHHGTLLRVSPDGERTDILATGFRAANGVCLNPDGTFVVTDQEGHWNPKNRINWVEEGGFYGNMYGYHDVTDSSDEAMDPPLCWITNEFDRSPAELLWVPEDCWGSLGGSLLNLSYGYGKVYVVPFETVDGLKQGGMCQLPLPQFPTGIARGRFSQVDGQLYVCGMFAWGGNQQQPGGFYRIRRTDQPVYLPVGLNASTDGVQITFTGKLDPATATNPENYAITAWDLQRSKNYGSKHYNERPWKVSAAKLSDDGKTVTLTLPEIEPTWGMEIRCFLKSAEGKPVEVRIHNTIHRLND; translated from the coding sequence ATGAACCTATCGCATCGAATTCTTTCGACGTTTGCCCTACTCATTGTGACGCTTTCCGCTCAGCTCCTATTGGCACAAACGCTGGAGGAACAACTTCAGGCCATCGATCCCCAGCAGTTGGCCGCCGAAGCCAGGCAGTTGGGGGACGCGAAGCGGGGAGCGATTCTGTTCTACCAGCCTCACATGGCGTGTCGGTCGTGTCATGCGATCGAGGATGAAGCCAAGCTGGGACCTGATTTGACGCAGTGGAAGACGCTTCCTTCCGATGCCGACCTGGTCGACGCCATCCTGGCCCCTTCCAAGAAGATCCGAGAAGGCTTCGAGGCGGTTAGCATTTTGACCGTCGACGGCAAAGTGATCACCGGGCGGCAAGTTGAGAGCACGCCAGATCACATCGTGTTGCAGGAGCTGACCGGTGCTCAGCAGCGGCATACGATTCCCGCCGACGAGATCGAAGCGCACAACAGCGGCAAGCAGTCGCTCATGCCGGCAGGCCTCGCCAATCAGCTTTCCGGTCGACAGCAGTTTCTCGATCTGGTTCGCTACTTGATGGAGGTCCGCGACGGGGGACGCATCGCGGCCCGTAATCTCGAACCGGCACCCCATCTGTATGCGGTCAAGCCGATTCCGGAGTATGAGAAGCGAATCGATCACGCCGGCCTGCTCAAGGACTTGAACGATGCCAGCTTCAAACGAGGCAAGGCGATCTACGAGCGCGTCTGCGCTAACTGCCACGGCACGCACGATCAGCCAGGCTCGCTGCCGACTTCGCCCCGCTTTGCCAGCGCCAAACTGAAGAACCGCATCGATCCGCACGGCATGTATCAAACGCTGACGCACGGCTTTGGGATGATGCAGCCACAGGGATGGATGGTGCCGCAGCAGAAGTACGACGTGATTCATTACATCCGTCAGGCCTACTTCCAGAAGGACAATCCTTCGCAATATTTCGCTATCGACGACGCTTACTTGAAGGGCCTGCCTGCCGGCGACTTCCGCGGGCCTGCGCCATCGGCGATGCAGCCCTGGATCACGATGGACTACGGGCCATCCCTCATCAACACGTATGAAGTCGGCAATGACGGTTCCAACTTCGCCTACAAGGGAATCGCCACGCGGCTGGATCAAGGGGCCGGCGGCGTCTCGCGCGGCAGCCGCTGGATGATCTTCGATCACGATACGATGCGCATGGCGGCCGCCTGGAAGGGGCAAGGTTTCATCGACTGGCAGGGGATCCACTTCGACGGCAAGCACGGCGTGCATCCCCATATCGTCGGCGACGTGTTAGCCGCCAACAAAACGGCACCTGGTTGGGCGAACCCAGAGGATGACTCGTTCGACGATCCTCGCGTGGTCGGACGTGACGGACGCCACTATGGTCCGCTGCCTAAGTCTTGGGCGAAGTACCACGGACTGTATCGCCACGGCAGCGATCGCATCATCAGCTATCAAATTGGCAAAGCTGACGTCCTGGAGATGCCGCGGCTCTTGGTCGATTCGCCGGCCGTCTTTGCCCGGCAGTTCGAGATCGCTCCGCGCGATCACAAGCTGGTGCTGCGCGTGGCCGATTTACCTGGCAGTGGCAGCGAGCTGGCACAACTCAAAAAGTGGAACGACGATGGCTCGGCGTTCGTCGTGCAAGCGGGCAAGAATAGCCCGCCGGTAAGTGACCAGCTAACGTTCGACGGTAGCACTTACGCTGAAGTCGCCAACGGCGATGCGTTCGACATGACGAAGTCCGACTTCAGCATCGCCGCCAGGATCCGCACCAGGCAAGGAGGCACGATCTTCGCCCAGACCACGCCGGGCCCCAAGTGGGTGCCCGATGGCAAGGTACTCTTCGTGCGAGGCGGCAAGCTCTGTTATGACATCGGTTGGGTCGGCGTGGTGACCTCCAAGCGAAGCGTCGACGACGGCAAATGGCACGACGTTGACTTGGTCTGGGACCATGAAACTGGCATCGCCGCGCTTTGGATCGATGGTCGGCTCGACCAGTCAAAAGAACTGCGCCCCAAGCAGGTGCAAAAGAACCAGGTCGCTCGCATCGGTTTCGCCGCCCCCAACTTCCCTTCGCAAAGCTTCTTTCAAGGGGAGATCGAATCGGTGCGGTTCTATGGCGAAAAGCGGAGCCCGGCAAAGAAGCAAGACACGTTCAAGCCCTCAGTTCGGATTGCCAGCTGGGAGACCGGCGTCACCCAAGATGGTCAGTTGATCGATCAGACGGGAAAGAACCACCACGCCAAGATCGTTCGCGGTGCGGGGCCGACGGATGCTCCCCGCTACCTGGTCGCCGGGCTGAAGAGTCCTCCGGCGGACGCTACTTTCCGATTGGATGGCCAGTCACTCCTTTTGGACCTGCCTGCCACCGACCAGGCAACGAAGTTCACCTTGTGGTTCACTTCCGCGGAAGCGGCCGAGGACGTCGATCGGATCGTCGGTGCCGTAAAACTGACCAGCAGCGACACGCCAGACCTTCAAGTGGCTACGCAGGGAAGCCCTGCCCGCTGGCCAGAGGTGATTGAAACGAAAACCGTCCGCGGTGAAAACGACGGTCCCTTCGCGGCCGACGTGTTAACCCTACCGGATGCCAATCCGTGGAATGCCCAGATGCGTCTAACGGGTTTCGACTTCTACGAAGGGGGCGATCGCGCGGCCGTGTGTGCCTGGGACGGCGACGTCTGGCTGGTCGATGGTTTGATGGCCAAGGACGGTACGCTCCACTGGCGGCGCATCGCTTCGGGCCTCTTTCAGCCGCTCGGTTTGAAGATCGTCGACGGAGCGATCTACGTGACGTGCCGCGATCAGATCGTCATTCTGCGCGACCTGAACGGCGACCTGGAAACCGACTTCTACGAGTGCTTTAACAACGATCACCAGGTAACCGAGCACTTCCACGAGTTCGCGATGGGACTACAGGTCGACGACGCAGGCAACTTCTACTACGCCAAGTCGGCCCGGCATGCGTTGACGGCGGTCGTCCCGCACCACGGGACGCTACTTCGCGTCTCGCCTGACGGCGAAAGGACCGATATTCTGGCCACCGGTTTCAGGGCTGCCAACGGCGTGTGCTTGAACCCCGATGGCACGTTCGTGGTGACCGATCAGGAAGGACACTGGAACCCGAAGAACCGCATCAACTGGGTCGAAGAAGGAGGCTTCTACGGCAACATGTATGGTTACCACGACGTGACCGATTCATCCGATGAAGCGATGGACCCGCCACTGTGTTGGATCACTAACGAGTTCGATCGTTCGCCTGCCGAGTTGTTGTGGGTACCGGAAGATTGCTGGGGATCGTTGGGCGGATCGCTGCTCAATCTGTCGTACGGTTACGGTAAGGTGTACGTCGTTCCGTTCGAGACGGTCGACGGACTGAAGCAAGGAGGCATGTGCCAACTGCCGCTGCCGCAGTTCCCCACGGGAATCGCGCGAGGCCGCTTCAGCCAGGTCGATGGCCAGCTGTACGTCTGCGGAATGTTTGCCTGGGGTGGCAATCAGCAGCAGCCTGGGGGCTTCTATCGCATTCGCCGCACCGATCAGCCGGTGTACCTGCCCGTCGGGCTGAACGCATCGACCGATGGCGTTCAAATCACGTTCACAGGTAAGCTCGATCCCGCCACAGCAACGAACCCTGAAAACTACGCGATCACTGCGTGGGATCTTCAGCGAAGCAAGAATTACGGCTCGAAGCACTACAACGAACGACCGTGGAAGGTCAGTGCCGCGAAGCTGTCGGACGATGGAAAGACCGTCACGCTAACCTTGCCGGAAATCGAACCGACCTGGGGCATGGAGATCCGCTGCTTCCTGAAGTCGGCCGAAGGTAAGCCGGTGGAAGTGCGGATTCACAATACGATTCACCGCTTGAACGATTAA
- a CDS encoding DUF1552 domain-containing protein, giving the protein MKKSLDRRRFLRGVGGSMLALPWLASVSRAAASKPVAQRMAFFYVPIGVVRRGFFPGEQNGKIPVGNMGNVMKSLDKQDPNFRQGPLEELTPTMKPLEDLKGKINLITGMDRTFQQGTDVHAQCASCYLSSAKPYTIEGTAWPLDRTLDHLVADKIGTTTPFRTLEFSCNSHRDNKESIYFDNISWYGTGHLAPSIRDPRKMYRRLFSTQDTDQLRDVTDLVLEDANSLKKQLGYADRHKFAEYFDSIRAIELQMDRLETMKSELSKVDLEEPPEAYLPRGEYIRLMGDLMVAALQTGLTNVATFMVGPERWDTPFMFESLFDKPRSHHQMSHNQTKMIDDLLKVDEFHMQQFAYLASKMDRIVEEDGTTLLDNTLFTYGSGLGDGSTHQYNDLPVVVAGGGSKVRTGQHINMPEGTPLANLWLTQAQMMGLAINEFADSSGTVDTIRA; this is encoded by the coding sequence ATGAAGAAGTCGCTTGACCGTCGCCGTTTTCTCCGCGGGGTCGGAGGCTCGATGCTGGCACTTCCCTGGCTGGCCAGCGTAAGCCGCGCCGCGGCGTCCAAGCCCGTCGCCCAGCGGATGGCGTTCTTCTACGTGCCGATTGGGGTCGTGCGGCGGGGGTTCTTTCCTGGCGAACAGAACGGCAAGATCCCCGTGGGCAACATGGGCAACGTGATGAAGTCGCTCGACAAGCAAGACCCCAACTTCCGACAAGGTCCGCTGGAAGAACTCACGCCGACGATGAAGCCGCTGGAAGACCTGAAAGGCAAGATCAACCTGATCACCGGCATGGACCGCACCTTCCAGCAGGGGACCGACGTCCACGCGCAGTGCGCGTCGTGCTACTTAAGCAGCGCGAAGCCTTATACGATTGAAGGAACCGCCTGGCCGTTGGATCGGACGCTCGATCATTTGGTCGCCGACAAAATCGGCACCACCACGCCGTTCCGCACGCTTGAGTTCAGCTGCAACAGTCATCGCGATAATAAAGAGTCGATCTACTTCGACAACATCTCGTGGTACGGCACCGGGCACCTGGCCCCATCGATCCGCGACCCGCGTAAGATGTATCGGCGATTATTCTCGACGCAAGACACCGACCAGCTGCGCGACGTCACCGACCTGGTGCTGGAAGACGCCAACAGTCTGAAGAAGCAGCTTGGCTACGCCGACCGTCACAAGTTTGCCGAGTACTTCGACTCGATCCGAGCCATCGAACTGCAGATGGATCGTCTCGAAACGATGAAGAGCGAGCTTTCCAAGGTCGATCTCGAAGAGCCACCCGAAGCGTATCTGCCGCGCGGCGAGTACATTCGCCTGATGGGGGACTTGATGGTGGCCGCCCTGCAGACCGGCCTGACGAACGTGGCGACCTTCATGGTCGGCCCCGAGCGTTGGGACACGCCGTTCATGTTCGAGAGCCTGTTCGACAAACCGCGCAGCCACCACCAGATGTCGCACAATCAAACGAAGATGATCGACGACCTGCTGAAAGTCGACGAGTTCCACATGCAGCAGTTCGCCTACCTGGCCAGCAAGATGGATCGCATCGTCGAAGAGGATGGCACGACCCTGCTCGACAACACGCTGTTCACGTATGGCTCGGGGCTGGGAGATGGCTCGACCCATCAGTACAACGACCTGCCGGTTGTCGTCGCAGGCGGCGGCAGCAAGGTCCGCACCGGGCAGCACATCAACATGCCTGAGGGAACGCCGCTGGCAAACCTCTGGCTAACCCAGGCCCAGATGATGGGACTGGCGATCAACGAGTTCGCCGACAGCAGCGGCACCGTCGATACGATCCGGGCTTAA
- a CDS encoding DUF1592 domain-containing protein, whose protein sequence is MPSLSNITLGRLAAAVLLLPLLCVNALAAEPAASEEVLARTVGARCVKCHGADPEDLSGDVDLRTFAGNQHQADAQLLRQVIEAIEFGAMPPEDEPPLEDALQLQLINELNTRLHNAVTREDALPHVPMRRMNRFQYNNAVMDLFDLKCVVFSLPERMMRDHSGYFQPQTGKMPGVVSVGSRPMGKSQLIEPRLAGVAVIPQDLRAEHGFDNRGDHLTLSPLLMQEFLKLGKSITESPDFVPKNVGIWKTFFAPPSPELDARQEARRRLKTFLTQAFRRPVEPEVLDRYANFVARQLDAEVPFPEAMKSAAAAAISSPKFLYLYDQKSDGDVSTSLDDFELASRLSFFLWGSIPDRKLLDLAAAGQLSSPEVLDQQIDRMLKDVRLKRFSDSFPTQWLQLERIISSVPDPERYPNFYFSRYRDSMHMMLEPLLIFETVLIENRPIRQLIDSDFTYRSRLLEDAYDTLASPDAAKRVKGGDVAVLKFERVPVTDRRNGGMITNAAVMTMTSGPQRTQPITRGAWIAAVIFNNPPKPPPADVPPLAEKPQEGEENLTLRERLALHRQRADCRGCHEQIDPLGFALENYSPIGTWRETYDNGRQVDVSGKLFGKHEFTNIIEFKDAILREETRFARALAGHLLSFSLARELVPSDQIALDTIVANASQDGFRLQTMLKQVMLSRPFLAKRNPADLNPPQLSQKVSP, encoded by the coding sequence ATGCCCAGCCTGTCGAACATCACGCTCGGTCGACTTGCCGCAGCGGTTTTGCTGTTGCCGCTTTTATGCGTGAATGCTTTGGCCGCCGAGCCAGCGGCGAGTGAAGAGGTGCTGGCCCGCACCGTTGGGGCCCGCTGCGTCAAATGCCATGGGGCCGATCCGGAAGACCTTTCCGGCGATGTCGACCTGCGAACGTTTGCTGGCAACCAGCACCAGGCAGATGCCCAGCTGCTGCGACAGGTGATCGAGGCCATCGAATTCGGCGCGATGCCCCCTGAAGACGAACCGCCCCTGGAAGATGCCCTGCAACTGCAGCTGATCAACGAGTTGAACACGCGGCTGCACAACGCCGTGACCCGTGAAGACGCGCTGCCGCACGTTCCGATGCGGCGGATGAACCGGTTTCAGTACAACAACGCCGTGATGGATTTATTCGATCTGAAGTGCGTCGTCTTCAGCTTGCCGGAACGCATGATGCGCGATCACAGCGGCTACTTCCAACCGCAAACCGGCAAGATGCCCGGCGTCGTCTCGGTAGGAAGCCGCCCGATGGGCAAGTCGCAGTTGATCGAACCCCGCCTGGCTGGCGTGGCCGTCATTCCGCAAGACCTCCGAGCCGAGCATGGCTTCGACAACCGGGGAGATCACCTCACGCTTTCTCCCTTGCTGATGCAAGAGTTTCTCAAGCTCGGCAAATCGATCACCGAGAGCCCTGACTTCGTGCCGAAGAACGTCGGCATCTGGAAGACGTTTTTCGCGCCGCCCAGCCCGGAACTCGATGCCCGGCAGGAAGCGCGCCGTCGTTTGAAGACGTTTCTCACCCAGGCCTTTCGGCGACCGGTCGAGCCGGAAGTACTGGACCGCTACGCAAACTTCGTCGCGCGGCAGCTGGACGCGGAGGTCCCGTTCCCCGAAGCGATGAAGTCGGCAGCCGCCGCCGCGATTTCGTCGCCGAAGTTTTTGTATCTGTACGATCAGAAGAGTGACGGAGACGTGTCGACTTCGCTCGACGACTTCGAACTCGCTTCGCGGTTGTCGTTCTTTCTGTGGGGCAGCATCCCCGATCGAAAGCTACTCGACCTGGCCGCCGCCGGTCAGCTGAGTTCGCCGGAAGTGCTCGACCAACAAATTGACCGCATGCTGAAAGACGTCCGGCTGAAGCGGTTCAGCGATAGCTTTCCGACGCAGTGGCTGCAGTTGGAACGGATCATCTCGTCGGTTCCCGACCCCGAGCGTTACCCCAATTTTTACTTCTCGCGGTATCGCGACAGTATGCACATGATGCTCGAGCCGCTGCTGATCTTTGAAACGGTACTGATCGAAAACCGGCCGATTCGCCAATTGATCGACTCTGACTTCACCTATCGCTCGCGGCTGCTGGAAGACGCGTATGACACGCTCGCTTCTCCGGATGCCGCGAAACGAGTCAAAGGGGGAGACGTGGCGGTCTTGAAGTTCGAGCGCGTGCCGGTTACCGATCGCCGCAATGGAGGTATGATCACCAATGCGGCCGTCATGACGATGACCTCAGGCCCTCAGCGCACCCAGCCAATTACCCGCGGGGCCTGGATCGCGGCAGTGATCTTCAATAACCCACCCAAGCCTCCGCCGGCCGACGTGCCGCCGCTGGCTGAAAAGCCGCAGGAAGGGGAAGAGAATCTCACCCTTCGCGAACGCCTGGCACTGCATCGTCAGCGAGCCGATTGCCGCGGCTGCCACGAACAAATCGACCCGCTGGGCTTTGCCCTGGAAAACTACAGTCCGATCGGCACCTGGCGCGAAACGTACGACAATGGCCGCCAGGTCGACGTCTCCGGTAAGCTGTTCGGCAAGCACGAGTTTACGAACATCATTGAGTTCAAAGACGCGATCCTCCGCGAAGAAACTCGTTTTGCCCGAGCACTGGCAGGTCACCTCCTTTCGTTTTCCCTGGCTCGCGAGCTGGTTCCTTCCGATCAGATCGCCCTCGATACGATTGTCGCCAATGCTTCGCAAGACGGCTTTCGCCTGCAAACGATGCTTAAGCAAGTGATGCTCAGCCGACCGTTTCTAGCCAAGCGTAACCCGGCCGATTTAAACCCTCCGCAGTTGTCCCAAAAGGTGAGCCCATGA
- a CDS encoding peptidase domain-containing ABC transporter → MTLGRPTDWEDATLRGAADVLAQFAEAARVTFDRGQARRLLHEAERAIPGSDPATWGCRLVEVGESINLKVRTLDASIDRIIEFVQDGTPVAYGSQVESGEIHWRILLQARGNKILIRHPQADTTQWVSRAALAKEISLSGKNAKCRWIVGQPALSCQASGRPTNIPSSKEGAKPFNRLISLFMPEKRDLWILLIFSAIVGLLALATPVAVEVLVNTVAFGRYLQPVIVLALLLFTFLLFAAAMRALIIFVAEVLQRRIFIRVVEDLAYRLPRVEQEEFDDVHGPELTNRFFDVVTVQKSTSTLLLDGVAIVLQTIIGMAVIAFYHPFLLGYDVVLLMLIIMAVSVLGRGAVKTAIKESKAKYAVAEWLQELARHTTAFKMNGGQTYALERADDLAVHWLDARRSHFRILLRQILFVLGLQAVAATILLGLGGWLVISGEMTLGQLVAAELIVMTILSSFAKLGKHLESFYDLLASIDKLGQLFDLSIEQHDRLFHLREGEPAQMCFRNVSLSNHEKPIFSDLNLEIEAGVSHGIYGDSGAGKSTLLSLLCGLRHPNKGGVELDDIDIRELRPDSLREHIALAGEIEIFHGTIHENIHLNRAHINARDVHDALATVELLDEFQDLPNGLNTVVQTHGHRLSRSQAARVMLARAIVGHPRMLLLDCVLDGLSDDLADRLLARLQKEKSWTLVLATSRKRLAEQCQQQIALRSGGASQNTKVNTG, encoded by the coding sequence ATGACGCTCGGACGTCCTACTGACTGGGAAGATGCTACACTCCGCGGGGCCGCGGATGTGTTGGCGCAGTTTGCGGAGGCCGCGCGGGTCACCTTTGACCGTGGTCAGGCTCGTCGGCTGTTGCACGAAGCCGAACGCGCCATTCCGGGGAGCGACCCAGCGACGTGGGGGTGCCGACTGGTCGAGGTGGGTGAAAGCATCAACCTCAAGGTGCGAACCCTTGATGCGAGCATCGATCGCATTATCGAATTCGTACAGGACGGGACGCCGGTCGCCTATGGTTCGCAGGTCGAATCGGGCGAGATCCACTGGCGGATTCTTTTACAGGCCCGCGGCAACAAGATCCTTATTCGCCACCCTCAAGCCGACACGACCCAGTGGGTCTCGCGAGCGGCACTGGCCAAAGAGATCTCGCTATCCGGCAAGAACGCGAAATGCCGATGGATCGTCGGCCAGCCGGCACTCAGCTGTCAGGCCTCCGGCAGACCTACCAACATTCCTTCAAGCAAGGAAGGTGCCAAACCGTTCAATCGCTTGATCTCGCTGTTCATGCCAGAAAAACGAGATCTGTGGATCCTGCTAATCTTCTCGGCCATCGTTGGCTTGCTGGCCCTGGCAACGCCGGTCGCGGTGGAGGTGCTGGTCAACACGGTCGCGTTTGGCCGCTATCTGCAGCCGGTCATCGTACTGGCCCTGCTGCTTTTCACTTTCCTCTTGTTCGCCGCCGCGATGCGGGCCTTGATCATCTTCGTGGCGGAAGTCCTTCAGCGGCGAATCTTCATCCGCGTGGTCGAAGACCTCGCTTACCGTTTGCCGCGCGTCGAGCAGGAAGAGTTCGACGACGTTCACGGCCCCGAGTTGACCAACCGCTTCTTCGACGTGGTTACCGTCCAGAAGTCAACCTCGACACTGCTTTTGGACGGCGTTGCCATCGTGTTGCAAACGATCATCGGCATGGCGGTGATTGCCTTCTATCATCCGTTTCTGCTGGGCTACGACGTCGTTCTTTTGATGCTGATCATCATGGCCGTTTCGGTGCTTGGACGTGGAGCGGTGAAAACGGCGATCAAGGAATCGAAGGCCAAGTACGCCGTTGCCGAGTGGCTGCAGGAACTGGCCCGGCATACCACGGCATTCAAAATGAACGGCGGGCAGACCTATGCCTTGGAACGAGCCGACGACCTGGCCGTGCATTGGCTGGATGCCAGACGATCACACTTCCGCATCCTTCTGCGGCAGATCCTTTTTGTGTTGGGCCTGCAAGCGGTCGCGGCGACCATCCTTTTGGGCTTGGGGGGTTGGTTAGTGATTTCGGGTGAAATGACGCTCGGTCAGTTGGTCGCGGCGGAACTCATTGTGATGACCATCCTCTCGTCGTTTGCCAAGCTGGGAAAGCACCTGGAAAGCTTTTACGATCTGCTCGCTTCGATCGACAAGTTAGGACAACTGTTCGACCTGAGCATCGAACAGCACGACCGATTGTTCCACCTGCGTGAAGGGGAACCGGCACAAATGTGCTTCCGCAACGTTTCCCTTTCCAATCACGAGAAGCCTATCTTCTCGGACCTGAATCTCGAAATCGAAGCAGGCGTCTCGCACGGTATTTATGGCGACTCTGGCGCAGGTAAGTCGACGCTGCTGAGTCTGTTGTGCGGTCTTCGACATCCGAACAAAGGGGGCGTGGAACTCGATGACATCGACATCCGCGAGCTTCGCCCTGACTCGCTTCGAGAGCACATCGCGCTGGCAGGCGAGATCGAAATCTTTCATGGCACGATTCACGAAAACATCCATTTGAACCGCGCGCACATCAATGCCCGAGACGTGCACGACGCCCTGGCCACGGTCGAACTGTTGGATGAATTCCAAGACCTGCCCAACGGGCTCAACACGGTGGTGCAGACGCACGGGCACCGGCTTTCCCGCAGCCAGGCCGCGCGCGTGATGCTGGCCCGCGCTATCGTGGGGCACCCGCGAATGCTGCTGTTGGACTGCGTGCTGGATGGGCTTTCCGACGACCTCGCCGATCGCCTGCTAGCTCGATTGCAAAAGGAAAAGAGCTGGACGCTGGTCCTCGCCACGTCGCGGAAGCGATTGGCCGAGCAATGCCAGCAGCAGATTGCGCTCCGCTCAGGCGGGGCATCGCAAAACACGAAGGTAAATACGGGATAA
- a CDS encoding HlyD family secretion protein: MTTTPQARDDSLPALKLVQSSRWVWRLANALLVMLLLSIVGMVFVPWQQSARGTGQVIAYAPQERQQMVTAPTKGIVSEIMPDLREGSPVKKGDLILEMEPAAADLVSQLEGALRDLDAKIETAQTKAEVYGRNVIDFTEAKSAAVSAADQLVEAAKAKWDAKRKLVPGYEAKRLQAQLNLERQKKLFDEGLQSEKELEKLKKDLDVAESDLQSVKLEVEAALGELEAKKNERIQKEREAQTKVDYAKAMQQEALGQAASANKERRDVDIKLSELQRLKIRAPRDGTLYRVEVFEQGQMLKEGDPLFTIVPETTQRAVELWISGNDVPLVHTADHVRLQFEGWPAVQFAGWPSVAVGTFGGTVASVDATDDGMGNFRVLVVPDADAKNAWPDESYLRQGVQANGWVMLNQVPLGYEIWRQLNGFPPTAANSKAKVKSKDATKPKVKLPK; this comes from the coding sequence ATGACGACCACCCCGCAAGCTCGCGACGATAGCTTGCCAGCATTAAAGCTGGTTCAGTCATCGCGATGGGTATGGCGGTTGGCCAATGCGTTGCTGGTGATGCTGCTATTGAGCATCGTGGGCATGGTTTTCGTGCCGTGGCAGCAGTCGGCTCGCGGGACGGGACAAGTGATCGCCTATGCTCCGCAAGAACGGCAACAAATGGTCACGGCTCCGACCAAGGGGATCGTTTCCGAGATCATGCCTGACCTGCGAGAAGGGTCTCCCGTGAAGAAGGGAGACTTGATTCTCGAAATGGAGCCGGCAGCGGCCGACCTGGTCAGCCAATTGGAAGGGGCACTGCGCGACCTCGACGCCAAGATCGAGACCGCCCAGACCAAAGCCGAAGTGTATGGTCGAAATGTCATTGATTTTACCGAAGCCAAAAGCGCCGCCGTCTCCGCCGCAGACCAGTTGGTGGAAGCCGCCAAGGCGAAGTGGGATGCCAAACGAAAATTAGTGCCTGGCTATGAAGCCAAACGGTTACAGGCTCAGCTCAATCTGGAGCGCCAGAAAAAGCTGTTTGACGAGGGCCTGCAGTCGGAAAAGGAACTGGAAAAATTGAAAAAGGACCTCGACGTCGCCGAGTCCGACCTTCAGTCGGTCAAGCTCGAAGTCGAAGCCGCGCTGGGGGAACTGGAAGCGAAGAAGAACGAGCGAATTCAAAAGGAGCGGGAAGCCCAAACCAAGGTCGACTACGCCAAGGCGATGCAGCAGGAAGCCTTGGGGCAGGCAGCCTCCGCCAACAAAGAACGCCGCGACGTCGACATCAAGCTTTCGGAACTCCAGCGATTGAAAATCAGAGCCCCCCGCGATGGGACCTTGTATCGGGTCGAAGTATTCGAGCAAGGTCAGATGTTAAAGGAAGGAGATCCGCTGTTCACGATTGTCCCTGAGACGACTCAGCGGGCGGTCGAGCTTTGGATTTCCGGGAACGATGTTCCCTTGGTTCATACGGCCGATCACGTTCGGCTGCAATTTGAAGGATGGCCTGCGGTACAGTTCGCCGGCTGGCCCTCGGTTGCGGTGGGAACGTTCGGCGGAACCGTTGCGAGTGTCGACGCTACCGATGATGGAATGGGCAATTTTCGGGTGTTGGTCGTCCCAGACGCCGATGCCAAAAATGCCTGGCCGGATGAAAGCTACCTACGACAAGGCGTCCAGGCCAACGGCTGGGTGATGCTGAATCAAGTTCCCTTGGGCTATGAAATAT